Proteins from one Myxococcales bacterium genomic window:
- a CDS encoding NADH-quinone oxidoreductase subunit I — protein sequence MAVQAYVPEIAKGLAITMKHFFVNTKETALGQRNDPVLESVDDGINCVSYPEQKRPYPERFRGLHRLTHRADGSPRCVACLCCSTACPAQCIHIEAGEYPEGDPRRGYERYPKRFVIDELRCVFCGFCVEACPCDAIRMDSGMHAAPYDSRDQFIFERERLMNFPGRDGTFETANPRKEPGELGHPGVDREKGH from the coding sequence TTCAGGCGTACGTGCCGGAGATCGCCAAGGGCCTCGCCATCACGATGAAACACTTCTTCGTCAATACGAAGGAGACGGCGCTGGGTCAGCGCAACGACCCGGTGCTCGAGTCCGTCGACGACGGCATCAACTGCGTCAGTTACCCCGAGCAGAAGCGCCCCTACCCGGAGCGGTTCCGCGGCCTGCACCGCCTGACCCACCGCGCCGACGGCTCGCCGCGCTGTGTGGCTTGCCTGTGCTGTTCGACGGCGTGTCCCGCCCAATGCATCCACATCGAGGCAGGGGAGTACCCGGAGGGGGATCCGCGTCGGGGTTACGAGCGCTATCCGAAACGCTTCGTCATCGACGAGTTGCGCTGCGTGTTCTGCGGGTTCTGCGTCGAGGCCTGTCCTTGCGACGCCATTCGGATGGACAGCGGCATGCACGCCGCGCCCTACGACTCGCGAGATCAGTTCATCTTCGAGCGCGAGCGGCTGATGAACTTCCCCGGTCGAGATGGCACGTTCGAGACCGCAAACCCGCGCAAAGAGCCCGGGGAGCTCGGCCACCCCGGCGTCGACCGCGAAAAGGGGCACTGA